Below is a window of Longimicrobiaceae bacterium DNA.
GCGATGCACGGATCGGGAGATGCGGCGCGGCCGGTGGCATCGGCCGATCGCCCTGCATCTACCGATGATCGCCGTCCATCTTCCGACAAGGCGGAAAGCACCGCATCTACCGAGTCGGGAGATGTGGTGCTGCTGCGCGTCGAGGACGGCGTGGCGTGGATCACGCTCAACCGGCCGGACCGGCTGAACGCCTTCGCCGGGCGGATGCGCGACGAGCTGTACGAGACGCTGGTGCGCGCGTCGGAGGACGACGAGGTCCGCGTGATCGTGATCACCGGCGCGGGCCGCGGCTTCTGCACCGGCGCGGACGTGGAGGTCATGTCCGACCTCCTCGGCCGCGGCGACGACGAGACGTTCGCGGGGCTGGTGGAGGCCGGGAAGCGCGTCGTCCGCACCGTGCGCGAGCTGCCGCAGCCGGTCATCGCCGCCGTGAACGGGCCCGCCGCGGGTGCGGGCGCGTCGCTGGCGCTGGCGTGCGACTTCCGCATCGCGTCGGACCGCGCATCCATCGGCATCACGTTCAACCGCATAGGCTTGCACCCCGACTGGGGCGCCACGTTCTTCCTGCCGCGCCTCGTGGGCCCCGGCCGCGCCGCCGAGCTCGTCCTCAGCGGCCGCATGGTCGCCGCGGACGAGGCGGAGCGTATCGGCCTCTTCGAGCGCGTGGTGCCCGACGGCGACTTCCGCGCGGAGGTCGAGAAGTACGCGGCCGAGCTGGCCGCCAAGCCGCCCGTCGCGCTGCGCCTGGCGAAGCTCTCCCTGTCCGCCTCGTTCGGCAGCAGCCTTGGCGAGATGCTGGACACCGAGGGTGTGGCGCAGATGAGCTGCTTCCGTTCCGCCGACGCCCGCGAGGGCATCGCCGCTTTCAACGCCAAGCGGACGCCGGTGTTTCGGGGCGAATGAGCGCCCCGCTCCTCTCACTCGGGAGGGCATCATGATCGTCGTGCGCAACACGTTCCACATCCGGCCGG
It encodes the following:
- a CDS encoding enoyl-CoA hydratase-related protein; the encoded protein is MASSESGRSLDGGASPASPAMHGSGDAARPVASADRPASTDDRRPSSDKAESTASTESGDVVLLRVEDGVAWITLNRPDRLNAFAGRMRDELYETLVRASEDDEVRVIVITGAGRGFCTGADVEVMSDLLGRGDDETFAGLVEAGKRVVRTVRELPQPVIAAVNGPAAGAGASLALACDFRIASDRASIGITFNRIGLHPDWGATFFLPRLVGPGRAAELVLSGRMVAADEAERIGLFERVVPDGDFRAEVEKYAAELAAKPPVALRLAKLSLSASFGSSLGEMLDTEGVAQMSCFRSADAREGIAAFNAKRTPVFRGE